A genomic segment from Oncorhynchus clarkii lewisi isolate Uvic-CL-2024 chromosome 14, UVic_Ocla_1.0, whole genome shotgun sequence encodes:
- the LOC139366247 gene encoding fos-related antigen 1-like has product MYRNFGDMGRGGSSTYPNSDSGSPHTGSSAVSQDTSTSTTQQHQKFTVAGGSQFIPSLNDITSNQDLQWLVQPSLIGPAGPSRPPRPPYPPVAGMRSFNPSPSQPHLYRPGVIRAAASSGSTTRRRNDDHLSPEELARRRIRRERNKQAAAKCRNRRRELTDTLQSETDELEVKKSHLQKEIAQLQKEKEKLELVIEAHRPICKIQDSDLDSDPSSGLPSLGIKIEPEDLPRSSVKSQSKIKKPKPQIIIPARPVTSFTVPIESESLHTPILISTPSLTPFMASLVFSYPSGSLDSSSTSSSQALPPLPSSSQQDVAQQSRNPQPCSIAHRRSSSSGDQSDHSLNSPTIFTL; this is encoded by the exons ATGTACCGGAACTTTGGGGACATGGGCCGCGGAGGCAGCTCTACGTACCCCAACAGCGACTCTGGGTCCCCACACACCGGATCGAGCGCTGTATCCCAGGACACCAGCACCTCAACCACTCAACAACATCAG AAGTTTACTGTGGCAGGAGGCAGTCAGTTTATTCCCAGTCTCAACGACATCACTTCCAACCAAGACCTCCAGTGGTTGGTCCAGCCCTCCCTCATCGGTCCAGCTGGCCCCTCTCGGCCTCCACGTCCTCCTTACCCACCTGTAGCAGGAATGAGGTCCTTCAACCCCTCACCTTCCCAACCACACCTTTACAGACCAGGGGTCATAAGGGCCGCGGCAAGTTCTGGAAGCACGACCAGACGCAGGAACGATGACCAT TTGTCCCCAGAGGAGTTGGCAAGACGCAGAATAAGGAGGGAGCGAAACAAACAGGCAGCTGCCAAGTGTCGTAACCGCCGACGTGAGCTGACAGACACGCTGCAAAGT GAGACAGACGAGTTGGAAGTTAAAAAGTCCCATCTGCAGAAGGAGATTGCTCAACTACAGAAGGAGAAAGAAAAGCTAGAGTTGGTCATAGAGGCCCACCGTCCCATTTGCAAGATCCAGGACTCTGACTTGGATTCTGACCCGAGCTCAGGGCTTCCCTCATTAGGAATTAAAATCGAGCCTGAGGACCTACCACGGTCCTCAGTAAAGAGCCAATCAAAGATTAAGAAGCCCAAACCCCAAATTATTATCCCTGCTCGTCCTGTGACATCCTTTACCGTCCCCATAGAATCTGAGTCCCTTCACACCCCAATTCTTATTTCTACTCCATCTCTTACTCCTTTCATGGCTAGTCTGGTCTTCAGTTATCCCTCTGGCTCTCTAGACTCCAGTTCCACTAGTTCATCCCAGGCTCTACCGCCTCTGCCATCTTCCTCTCAACAGGATGTGGCCCAGCAGTCTCGAAACCCCCAGCCCTGTAGTATTGCCCATCgccgtagcagcagcagtggggaCCAATCAGATCACTCCCTAAACTCCCCTACCATCTTCACACTGTGA
- the LOC139366249 gene encoding protein YIF1A-like produces the protein MDLPQHGYRASAKPRARAGPHTGDPLLFADTSSAAPPTNNQGYYTPGYNIGGAPVGGPADAGVNNLFADPMASAAMMYGSSLANQGKDIVNKEISRYVSVNKLKYFFAVDSKYVMKKLLLLVFPYTHQDWEVRYHRDTPLTPRHDVNAPDLYIPSMAFITYILLAGMALGIQKRFSPEVLGLCASTALVWVVIEVLVMLLCLYILSVHSDLSIFDLFAYSGYKYVGMIFTVLGGLLFGSDGYFVALTWSSCALMFFIVRSLKMKILSSFSHNSMGAGATAKSRLRLYITVATAAFQPIIIYWLTSHLVR, from the exons ATGGACCTTCCACAGCATGGTTACAGAGCAAGTG CAAAGCCAAGAGCTCGTGCAGGTCCCCACACCGGGGACCCTCTCCTCTTTGCAGATACCAGTTCTGCAGCGCCACCAACAAACAATCAGGGTTATTACACTCCTGGATACAACATTGGAGGGGCTCCAGTTGGAGGACCAGCGGATGCTGGggtcaacaacctgtttgctgaCCCAATGGCCAGTGCAGCCATGATGTATGGCTCTTCCCTGGCCAACCAGGGAAAGGACATTGTTAATAAGGAG ATCAGCAGGTACGTGTCTGTGAACAAGCTGAAGTACTTCTTTGCCGTCGATTCCAAATATGTAATGAAGAAACTACTGCTCCTCGTGTTCCCGTACACACATCAG GACTGGGAAGTTCGTTACCACAGGGACACTCCTCTCACACCCAGGCATGATGTGAATGCGCCTGACCTTTACATACCTT CAATGGCTTTCATCACCTACATTTTGCTAGCTGGGATGGCCCTTGGCATTCAGAAGAG GTTCAGTCCAGAAGTCCTTGGTCTGTGTGCCAGCACTGCTTTGGTGTGGGTCGTCATAGAGGTCTTGGTCATGTTGCTGTGTCTCTACATTCTCTCTGTTCACTCTGACTTGTCCATTTTTGACCTCTTTGCATACAGTGGATACAAATATGTGGG AATGATTTTCACAGTGCTGGGTGGTCTGCTGTTTGGCAGTGATGGGTACTTCGTGGCTCTCACTTGGTCATCTTGTGCTCTTATGTTTTTCATT GTCCGCTCTCTCAAAATGAAGATTCTGTCGTCTTTCTCCCATAACTCCATGGGGGCTGGGGCGACAGCCAAATCAAGACTCCGCCTGTACATCACCGTGGCCACCGCAGCCTTTCAACCAATCATTATCTACTGGCTCACCTCGCATCTGGTCAGGTGA